From one Nothobranchius furzeri strain GRZ-AD chromosome 2, NfurGRZ-RIMD1, whole genome shotgun sequence genomic stretch:
- the LOC107396021 gene encoding 26S proteasome regulatory subunit 4, whose protein sequence is MGQSQSGGHGPGGGKKDDKDKKKKYEPPIPTRVGKRKKKTKGPDAASKLPLVTPHTQCRLKLLKQERIKDYLLMEEEFIRNQEQMKPLEEKQEEERSKVDDLRGTPMSVGTLEEIIDDNHAIVSTSVGSEHYVSILSFVDKDLLEPGCSVLLNHKVHAVIGVLMDDTDPLVTVMKVEKAPQETYADIGGLDNQIQEIKESVELPLTHPEYYEEMGIKPPKGVILYGPPGTGKTLLAKAVANQTSATFLRVVGSELIQKYLGDGPKLVRELFRVAEEHAPSIVFIDEIDAIGTKRYDSNSGGEREIQRTMLELLNQLDGFDSRGDVKVIMATNRIETLDPALIRPGRIDRKIEFPLPDEKTKRRIFQIHTSRMTVADDVTLDDLILAKDDLSGADIKAICTEAGLMALRERRMKVTNEDFKKSKENVLYKKQEGTPEGLYL, encoded by the exons ATG ggtcAAAGTCAGAGTGGAGGCCATGGACCTGGAGGAGGCAAgaaggatgacaag GATAAGAAAAAGAAATACGAGCCTCCTATTCCCACTCGAGTCGGCAAGAGAAAGAAGAAGACCAAAGGTCCAGATGCAGCTAGCAAACTGCCGCTGG TAACGCCTCACACTcagtgccgtctgaagctactgaAGCAGGAGCGAATCAAAGACTATCTACTGATGGAGGAGGAGTTCATCAGGAACCAGGAGCAGATGAAGCCtctagaagagaaacaagaa GAGGAAAGGTCAAAGGTGGATGACCTCAGGGGAACCCCCATGTCAGTAGGCACTCTGGAAGAAATCATAGATGACAACCACGCCATCGTGTCCACCTCGGTGGGATCGGAGCATTACGTCAGCATCCTGTCCTTTGTGGACAAAGACCTGCTGGAGCCCGGATGTTCTGTCCTCCTCAACcacaag GTTCATGCTGTGATTGGGGTTCTGATGGACGACACTGATCCATTAGTGACGGTCATGAAGGTGGAAAAAGCCCCACAGGAAACGTATGCCGACATTGGTGGCCTGGACAACCAGATCCAGGAGATCAAG GAGTCGGTGGAGCTGCCTCTCACACACCCTGAGTACTATGAGGAGATGGGCATCAAACCTCCTAAAGGGGTCATCTTGTACGGGCCACCTGGCACAG GTAAGACACTGCTTGCTAAAGCTGTAGCCAATCAGACCTCAGCAACGTTCCTGCGTGTGGTCGGCTCTGAGCTGATCCAGAAGTACCTGGGAGACGGGCCCAAGCTGGTGAGAGAGCTCTTCAGGGTGGCTGAGGAGCACGCCCCCTCCATCGTCTTCATCGATGAGATTGACGCCATCGGAACAAAAAG GTACGACTCCAACTCTGGTGGTGAGAGGGAGATCCAGAGGACCATGCTAGAGCTGCTCAACCAACTGGACGGCTTCGACTCGCGGGGGGACGTCAAAGTGATCATGGCCACTAATCGGATAGAAACTCTGGATCCGGCCCTGATCAGACCCG GGAGAATCGACAGGAAGATCGAGTTCCCTCTGCCGGATGAGAAAACCAAAAGGAGGATCTTCCAGATTCACACCAGTCGCATGACGGTGGCTGATGATGTCACCCTTGATGACCTCATCTTGGCTAAGGACGACTTATCAGGAGCAGACATCAAG GCCATCTGCACAGAAGCAGGCCTCATGGCGCTGCGGGAGCGCCGCATGAAAGTCACCAACGAAGACTTCAAAAAGTCCAAGGAGAACGTCCTATACAAGAAGCAGGAGGGAACCCCGGAGGGGCTTTACCTCTGA